A DNA window from Camelina sativa cultivar DH55 chromosome 17, Cs, whole genome shotgun sequence contains the following coding sequences:
- the LOC104755200 gene encoding XIAP-associated factor 1 has translation METATGEITIVCNHCDRDIPAPNIDLHRVHCARNLEKCKICGDMVPKKHAEEHFLNAHAPIACSMCKETIEREVFDSHKGEICPKRIVTCEFCEFPLPAVDLAEHQEVCGNRTELCYQCNSYVRLRERYNHETKCPGTVLNNVESSRRIPRAAEGDGNGRRRRDGNGVSHKRLFFTIAITGIAVLIGSMFFQKKSE, from the exons ATGGAGACTGCGACTGGAGAAATCACCATCGTTTGCAACCACTG tGACAGAGACATTCCTGCACCAAATATTGATCTGCATCGTGTACATTGTGCCCggaatttagaaaaatgtaagaTTTGTGGTGATATGGTTCCCAAAAAGCATGCTGAGGAACACTTCTTGAACGCACATGCTCCG ATAGCATGCTCGATGTGCAAAGAGACCATAGAACGTGAGGTTTTTGACAGTCATAAAGGAGAGATTTGCCCCAAGAGGATTGTAACCTGTGAGTTCTGTGAGTTTCCATTGCCTGCAGTTGACCTCGCTGAACATCAG GAAGTATGTGGCAACCGTACAGAACTCTGTTATCAATGCAACAGCTATGTCAGATTGAGAGAAAGATATAACCATGAGACAAAGTGCCCTGGTACTGTGCTGAACAATGTGGAATCATCCAG AAGGATACCGAGAGCAGCGGAAGGAGATGGAAACGGTAGGAGACGAAGAGATGGGAATGGTGTTTCGCACAAAAGGCTTTTCTTCACGATAGCAATAACGGGAATAGCTGTCTTAATAGGATCGATGTTCTTCCAGAAGAAGTCtgagtaa
- the LOC104755199 gene encoding probable rhamnogalacturonate lyase B codes for MKRLADRLLHRFINHETASNAGHHWLTDQGTSGPSQRKDHRMPSQGVKLHIHDRYVVMDNGILQVTLSNPGGIITGIKYNGVDNVLEVRNKETNRGYWDLHWNEPGGKGIFDVISGVSFRVIVETDEQVEISFLRTWDPSLEGKYIPLNIDKRFIMLRGSSGVYSYGIYEHLKNWPGFELGETRIAFKLRKDKFHYMAVADDRKRIMPFPDDLCKGRCQTLDYQEASLLTAPCDPRLQGEVDDKYQYSCENQDLRVHGWISFDPPVGFWQITPSNEFRSGGPLKQNLTSHVGPTTLAVFHSTHYAGKTMMPRFEHGEPWKKVYGPVFIYLNSTANGDDPLCLWDDAKIKMMAEVESWPYSFVASEEYPKSEERGMARGRLLIRDRFISNDLISAAGAYVGLAPPGGSGSWQIECKGYQFWAVGDEAGYFSIENVRPGEYNLYAWVPGFIGDYHNGTIVSVTSGCKIEMGDIVYEPPRDGPTLWDIGIPDRKASEFFIPDPDPTLVNRALVHHQDRFRQYGLWKRYTDLYPNDDLVYTVGVSDYRRDWFFAQVPRKKGDVHEGTTWQIRFKLENIDQKANYKLRIAIASATLAELQIRVNDAEAVRPLFTTGLIGRDNSIARHGIHGVYMLYEVNIPGNRLVQGDNTIFLRQPRCNGPFQGIMYDYIRLEGPP; via the exons ATGAAGAGACTGGCTGATCGGCTCCTGCATCGTTTCATTAACCATGAAACCGCTTCAAACGCCGGCCACCACT GGTTGACAGATCAAGGTACAAGTGGCCCTAGTCAGAGAAAGGATCACAGGATGCCCTCTCAAGGTGTCAAGCTGCATATCCATGATAGATAT GTTGTGATGGACAATGGAATTCTCCAAGTTACACTATCAAACCCAGGTGGAATCATCACCGGCATAAAGTATAACGGTGTTGACAATGTGCTCGAAGTTCGTAATAAGGAGACTAACAGAGG GTACTGGGACCTGCACTGGAATGAACCTGGAGGCAAGGGAATATTTGATGT CATCAGTGGTGTGAGTTTCAGGGTCATAGTTGAGACTGATGAACAGGTTGAGATCTCATTTCTAAGAACATGGGATCCATCCCTTGAGGGCAAGTACATTCCCCTGAATATCGATAAAAG GTTTATAATGCTCCGTGGCTCTTCTGGAGTTTACTCATACGGAATTTATGAACACCTAAAAAATTGGCCTGGCTTTGAACTTGGAGAAACAAGAATTGCGTTCAAGCTCAGAAAGGACAA ATTCCATTACATGGCTGTGGCAGATGACAGAAAAAGGATAATGCCTTTTCCAGATGATCTATGCAAAGGAAGATGTCAAACTCTAGATTACCAGGAAGCTTCTCTGCTCACTGCTCCATGTGATCCACGCTTGCAAGGCGAA GTAGATGACAAATACCAATACTCGTGTGAGAATCAGGATCTCAGAGTACATGGATGGATATCCTTCGATCCACCTGTAGGATTTTGGCAAATTACGCCCAGTAATGAGTTTCGCTCAGGCGGACCACTCAAACAAAACCTCACATCACATGTTGGCCCAACCACTCTTGCA GTGTTTCACAGTACCCATTATGCCGGAAAAACCATGATGCCTCGCTTTGAACACGGTGAGCCTTGGAAAAAAGTATATGGCCCTGTTTTCATTTACCTAAATTCCACAGCCAATGGAGATGATCCACTTTGCTTATGGGACGATGCAAAGATAAAG ATGATGGCTGAGGTTGAAAGTTGGCCTTATAGCTTTGTGGCATCTGAGGAATATCCAAAGTCTGAAGAACGTGGCATGGCCCGTGGTAGATTACTTATCCGTGACAG GTTCATAAGCAATGATCTGATTTCAGCAGCAGGTGCTTATGTGGGGTTGGCTCCACCTGGTGGTTCTGGTTCTTGGCAAATTGAATGCAAG GGATACCAATTTTGGGCGGTAGGGGATGAGGCTGGCTATTTCTCAATAGAGAACGTGCGTCCTGGCGAGTATAATCTCTATGCCTGGGTCCCCGGTTTCATTGGAGATTACCATAATGGCACAATTGTTTCTGTGACTTCAG GGTGCAAGATTGAAATGGGTGATATCGTTTATGAACCTCCGAGAGATGGACCTACCTTATGGGATATTGGTATCCCTGACCGAAAAGCTTCTGAGTTCTTTATCCCAGATCCTGATCCCACGCTTGTAAACAGGGCTTTAGTTCATCATCAAGACAG GTTCAGGCAATATGGGTTGTGGAAGAGATACACAGATTTGTATCCAAATGATGACCTTGTTTACACTGTTGGTGTAAGCGATTATCGCAGAGACTGGTTCTTTGCTCAGGTTCCCAGGAAGAAAGGAGACGTGCATGAAGGAACAACTTGGCAGATTAGGtttaaacttgaaaacatcGATCAAAAGGCGAATTACAAACTGAGAATCGCCATAGCATCTGCAACTTTAGCCGAGTTGCAG ATTCGAGTCAATGATGCGGAAGCAGTCCGCCCTCTCTTCACAACCGGACTCATTGGGAGAGACAATTCAATAGCAAGGCATGGGATCCATGGGGTTTACATGCTGTATGAGGTGAACATACCAGGAAACCGACTTGTGCAAGGTGATAACACTATATTCCTGAGACAGCCAAGATGCAATGGTCCCTTCCAAGGGATTATGTACGACTACATTCGTCTTGAAGGCCCTCCATAA
- the LOC104755204 gene encoding phosphoglycerate mutase-like protein 1 isoform X1, giving the protein MDLCGAKTLRLSSPNLKVLHLVRHAQGIHNVELEEHREKPESEKLFDAHLSPKGLQQVSERRKKIHESGLLNTIELVITSPLRRAMETSIGIFRGQEVEDVNISDDFTKANNLPPILALETCRERMGLYPCDRRASISTRRTCFPDIDFTMIESDEDAQWQDKEREKLEDVANRGLRFYTWLLDRPEKEIAIVSHGIFLQQTLRALREKLGIPIEDSHLTRFANCELRTIRIEKK; this is encoded by the exons ATGGATTTATGTGGAGCTAAAACGCTGCGGCTCTCCTCGCCTAATCTCAAAGTCCTTCATTTG GTGAGGCATGCACAAGGCATCCACAATGTAGAATTAGAAGAGCACAGAGAGAAACCTGAATCAGAAAAGCTTTTTGATGCCCATCTCTCTCCAAAGGGGTTGCAACAG GTTTCTGAAAGGCGCAAGAAAATCCATGAATCAGGATTACTAAACACTATCGAGTTGGTGATTACCTCACCGCTGCGCCG AGCAATGGAAACTTCAATAGGAATATTTAGGGGACAAGAAGTAGAAGATGTCAATATATCCGACGACTTTACAAAAGCTAACAACCTTCCTCCAATTCTAGCACTTGAGACTTGTAGAGAACGCAtg GGACTTTATCCGTGTGATCGTAGAGCAAGTATAAGTACCCGCCGCACTTGTTTTCCTGACATTGACTTTACAATG ATAGAGAGTGATGAAGATGCTCAATGGCAAGACAAGGAAAGGGAAAAACTAGAAGATGTTGCTAATAGAGGTCTTCGCTTTTATACATG GTTATTAGACAGACCAGAAAAAGAAATAGCAATTGTAAGCCACGGGATTTTCTTGCAACAAACACTTCGTGCGCTTCGTGAAAAGCTTGGCATACCTATTGAAGATAGTCACCTAACAAG GTTTGCCAATTGTGAACTCCGGACCATTCGGATAGAGAAGAAGTAA
- the LOC104755202 gene encoding oligopeptide transporter 2-like, with product MAAIDESRRPEIIADDDEDESPVEEVRLTVSNHDDPSLPVWTFRMWFLGLLSCVLLSFLNTFFGYRTQPLMITMISVQVVTLPLGKLMARVLPETKYKIGSWEFSLNPGPFNVKEHVLISMFANAGAGFGSGTAYAVGIVDIIMAFYKRKISFLASWILVITTQILGYGWAGIMRKLVVDPAQMWWPTSVLQVSLFRALHEKDKARMSRGKFFVIAFVCSFAWYIFPAYLFLTLSSISWVCWAFPKSITAQQLGSGMSGLGIGAFALDWSVIASYLGSPLVTPFFAIVNVLVGYILIMYMVIPISYYGMNMYEANKFPIFSSDLFDKQGQLYNISTIVNDKFELDMGNYQQEGRVYLSTFFAISYGIGFAAIVSTLTHVALFNGKGIWQQVRASTKSKVDIHTRLMKKYKDIPGWWFYGLLAISIVLSLVLCIFMKDEIQMPWWGLLLASFMAVTFTVPVSIITATTNQTPGLNIITEYLMGVLLPGRPIANVCFKTYGYISMSQAISFLNDFKLGHYMKIPPRSMFLVQLIGTVIAGTVNISVAWYLLTSVENICQKELLPPNSPWTCPSDRVFFDASVIWGLVGPKRIFGRLGNYSALNWFFLGGLIGPVLVWLLQKAFPTKTWISLINLPVLLGATAAMPPATSVNFNCWIIVGVIFNYFVFKYYKGWWQRYNYVLSAALDAGLAFMGVLLYFSLTMNGISIDHWWGANGENCPLASCPTAPGIQVEGCPVF from the exons ATGGCTGCGATTGATGAATCACGCAGACCAGAGATCATCGCCGATGACGACGAAGACGAATCTCCGGTGGAGGAGGTTCGTCTCACTGTGTCGAACCACGACGATCCTTCTTTACCCGTGTGGACGTTTCGGATGTGGTTTCTAGGGCTTCTCTCTTGTGTTCTCCTCTCGTTTCTCAACACTTTCTTTGGGTACAGGACTCAGCCTCTTATGATCACTATGATCTCTGTTCAAGTGGTTACGTTGCCTTTAGGGAAGCTTATGGCTCGGGTTTTGCCTGAGACTAAGTATAAGATTGGGTCTTGGGAGTTTTCTTTGAATCCGGGTCCCTTTAACGTCAAGGAACATGTGTTGATCTCTATGTTTGCTAACGCTGGTGCTGGGTTTGGATCTGGTACTGCTTATGCTGTTGGAATTGTTGATATCATCATGGCTTTTTATAAAAGGAAGATTAGTTTCTTGGCTAGTTGGATTCTTGTTATCACTACTCAG ATTCTTGGGTATGGTTGGGCTGGTATCATGAGAAAGTTAGTGGTTGATCCTGCACAGATGTGGTGGCCAACGAGTGTTCTTCAAGTCTCTCTGTTTCG TGCTCTTCATGAGAAGGACAAAGCGAGAATGTCTAGAGGGAAGTTCTTTGTGATTGCGTTTGTTTGCAGCTTCGCGTGGTACATATTCCCAGCCTACTTGTTCTTGACCTTATCATCGATATCTTGGGTTTGCTGGGCATTCCCTAAGTCTATCACAGCTCAGCAGTTAGGCTCAGGGATGTCAGGACTTGGGATTGGTGCATTTGCTCTTGATTGGTCTGTCATAGCTTCTTACCTTGGAAGCCCTCTTGTGACTCCTTTCTTCGCAATCGTCAATGTACTCGTTGGTTACATTCTGATCATGTATATGGTTATCCCAATATCATATTACGGCATGAATATGTATGAAGCAAACAAGTTTCCGATTTTCTCATCTGATCTGTTTGATAAGCAAGGGCAGCTTTACAACATCTCCACCATTGTCAACGATAAGTTTGAACTGGACATGGGGAATTATCAACAAGAAGGTCGGGTTTATCTCAGCACGTTCTTCGCTATCAGTTACGGGATTGGTTTTGCAGCAATCGTTTCCACACTGACTCATGTTGCGCTCTTCAATGGAAA GGGAATTTGGCAACAAGTACGAGCTTCAACAAAGTCTAAAGTGGACATACACACAAGGCTGATGAAGAAGTACAAAGACATACCAGGCTGGTGGTTTTATGGCCTGCTCGCTATCTCAATAGTACTATCTCTTGTTCTCTGCATATTCATGAAAGACGAGATCCAAATGCCTTGGTGGGGACTCCTTCTAGCATCTTTCATGGCTGTAACCTTTACTGTACCAGTCAGCATTATCACTGCTACAACTAATCAG ACTCCAGGTCTGAACATTATCACAGAGTATCTGATGGGTGTGTTGTTACCAGGGAGACCAATAGCTAACGTATGTTTCAAAACTTATGGGTACATAAGTATGTCACAAGCAATATCATTCCTCAACGACTTCAAGCTAGGCCATTACATGAAGATACCGCCAAGATCGATGTTCTTAGTCCAGCTCATAGGAACGGTGATAGCAGGAACAGTGAATATATCAGTGGCATGGTACTTGCTTACATCAGTAGAGAACATCTGCCAGAAAGAGTTGCTACCTCCAAACAGTCCATGGACATGTCCAAGCGACAGAGTTTTCTTCGACGCATCAGTGATTTGGGGATTAGTAGGACCCAAGAGAATCTTTGGTAGGCTAGGAAACTACTCTGCACTAAACTGGTTCTTCTTAGGTGGACTAATAGGACCAGTCTTAGTATGGCTTCTCCAAAAAGCCTTCCCGACGAAAACATGGATATCGCTGATCAATCTACCGGTTCTTTTAGGAGCAACAGCTGCAATGCCGCCAGCGACAAGTGTGAACTTCAACTGCTGGATCATTGTAGGTGTGATATTCAACTACTTTGTGTTCAAGTACTACAAAGGGTGGTGGCAGAGGTATAACTACGTGCTGTCTGCGGCATTGGACGCGGGTTTGGCGTTCATGGGAGTGCTGTTGTACTTTAGTTTGACGATGAATGGTATATCGATTGATCATTGGTGGGGTGCTAACGGTGAGAACTGTCCTCTTGCTTCTTGTCCTACTGCTCCTGGGATTCAAGTTGAAGGTTGTCCTGTTTTCTaa
- the LOC104755204 gene encoding phosphoglycerate mutase-like protein 1 isoform X2: MPISLQRGCNRILQVSERRKKIHESGLLNTIELVITSPLRRAMETSIGIFRGQEVEDVNISDDFTKANNLPPILALETCRERMGLYPCDRRASISTRRTCFPDIDFTMIESDEDAQWQDKEREKLEDVANRGLRFYTWLLDRPEKEIAIVSHGIFLQQTLRALREKLGIPIEDSHLTRFANCELRTIRIEKK; the protein is encoded by the exons ATGCCCATCTCTCTCCAAAGGGGTTGCAACAG aattttgcaGGTTTCTGAAAGGCGCAAGAAAATCCATGAATCAGGATTACTAAACACTATCGAGTTGGTGATTACCTCACCGCTGCGCCG AGCAATGGAAACTTCAATAGGAATATTTAGGGGACAAGAAGTAGAAGATGTCAATATATCCGACGACTTTACAAAAGCTAACAACCTTCCTCCAATTCTAGCACTTGAGACTTGTAGAGAACGCAtg GGACTTTATCCGTGTGATCGTAGAGCAAGTATAAGTACCCGCCGCACTTGTTTTCCTGACATTGACTTTACAATG ATAGAGAGTGATGAAGATGCTCAATGGCAAGACAAGGAAAGGGAAAAACTAGAAGATGTTGCTAATAGAGGTCTTCGCTTTTATACATG GTTATTAGACAGACCAGAAAAAGAAATAGCAATTGTAAGCCACGGGATTTTCTTGCAACAAACACTTCGTGCGCTTCGTGAAAAGCTTGGCATACCTATTGAAGATAGTCACCTAACAAG GTTTGCCAATTGTGAACTCCGGACCATTCGGATAGAGAAGAAGTAA
- the LOC104759137 gene encoding phosphoglycerate mutase-like protein 1 — MDARFLYPLESCKIIHLLRHGQAVHNVEAEKDRNALLSPRLFDAPLTDHGHQQVENLRERVVSSGLLKRVELVVTSPLFRTMQTAIGVFGNESEQPSMTSSPPILALEVARDRNGVRPPDMRRNVSEYQTLFPTIDFSQIESEEDNLWRPDVRESEEEILARGLEFMKWLWKRPEKEVAVVSHGIVLQHMLYVFANDCDESIRNELCKRFANCEIRTVVIVDKGLSTSTET, encoded by the exons ATGGATGCAAGATTTTTGTACCCCTTGGAGAGCTGTAAAATCATTCACTTG ctGAGACATGGACAAGCGGTGCACAATGTAGAAGCCGAGAAAGATAGAAATGCGTTGTTGTCTCCTCGTCTTTTTGATGCTCCGCTTACCGATCATGGTCACCAACAG GTTGAGAATCTCCGTGAACGAGTTGTTTCAAGTGGGCTACTAAAGAGGGTTGAGCTAGTTGTAACTTCACCGTTGTTTAG AACTATGCAAACCGCTATTGGAGTTTTTGGAAATGAATCCGAACAACCGAGTATGACAAGTAGCCCTCCCATTTTGGCACTTGAGGTTGCTAGAGACCGTAAT GGAGTCCGTCCTCCTGACATGAGAAGGAACGTTAGCGAGTATCAAACTCTTTTCCCCACCATTGATTTCTCTCAG ATTGAAAGCGAAGAGGACAACCTATGGAGACCGGATGTTAGAGAGTCCGAAGAAGAGATTTTAGCGAGAGGGTTGGAGTTCATGAAGTG gTTATGGAAGAGACCAGAGAAGGAGGTCGCAGTTGTTAGCCATGGAATAGTTTTGCAGCATATGTTGTATGTTTTCGCAAACGATTGTGACGAGTCAATTAGAAATGAGCTTTGCAAGAG GTTTGCTAATTGCGAAATTCGTACTGTCGTGATTGTAGACAAAGG cCTGAGTACATCTACGGAGACTTGA